A window of the Alnus glutinosa chromosome 4, dhAlnGlut1.1, whole genome shotgun sequence genome harbors these coding sequences:
- the LOC133865340 gene encoding uncharacterized protein LOC133865340 produces MPLYDCMLLLKPNVTKEALMDLVARVGKHVYSRNGVLADIKSFGTVQLGYGIKKLDGRYYQGQLMQMTMMATPNINKELHYLNKEDRLLRWLLVKHRDTKFGLDFVSEDDGKGELSKLTRSSLFDEDLDEDDEDDEDEYEVDQEGNKEN; encoded by the exons atgccTCTTTATGATTGTATGCTTTTGTTGAAACCCAATGTGACGAAAGAGGCATTGATGGACTTGGTTGCCCGAGTGGGAAAACACGTTTACAGTAGAAATGGGGTTCTCGCTGATATAAAGTCCTTTGGCACTGTTCAGTTGGGTTATGGTATTAAAAAGCTTGACGGGAGATACTACCAG GGCCAACTGATGCAGATGACAATGATGGCTACACCGAACATCAACAAAGAGCTGCATTACCTGAACAAGGAAGACAGACTGCTGCGTTGGCTTTTGGTTAAACACCGGGACACAAAATTTGGGCTGGATTTTGTTAGTGAAGATGATGGGAAGGGCGAGCTCAGTAAACTCACTCGGAGCAGCTTATTTGATGAGGACCTTGACGAGGACGATGAGGACGATGAAGATGAATATGAGGTGGACCAAGAGGGGAATAAAGAGAACTGA
- the LOC133866542 gene encoding uncharacterized protein LOC133866542, whose protein sequence is MGTVILRSHDCFQGRLRHEALALTPPLKTRRNPNPNPNPNRRRKRSPSGIQTNLQDRDRRDWSVGAGVPAKNLVMGQVKILKRGEKLVQTRNGCDSNKENLDLVLGSTDRLGPDPDTVQKQIKVSEFKVVDGIYAGSAFVASPPPSSLPLPGFLGKKHGSATSDLRRLLRLDSV, encoded by the coding sequence ATGGGCACTGTGATTCTTCGCTCCCACGACTGCTTTCAGGGCCGGCTTCGCCACGAAGCCCTAGCCCTAACCCCTCCTCTCAAAACGCGccgaaaccctaaccctaatcctaaccCTAACCGCCGGCGAAAGCGAAGTCCGTCAGGGATCCAAACGAATCTCCAGGACCGAGATCGGAGAGATTGGTCCGTGGGGGCTGGGGTTCCGGCCAAAAACCTGGTCATGGGCCAGGTCAAGATCCTGAAGCGGGGCGAGAAGTTGGTTCAGACGAGGAATGGTTGTGATAGCAACAAGGAAAATTTGGATTTGGTGTTGGGATCCACGGACCGCCTCGGTCCGGACCCCGATACGGTGCAGAAGCAGATCAAAGTTTCGGAGTTCAAGGTCGTCGACGGAATCTACGCCGGATCGGCCTTCGTCGCGTCGCCGCCACCGAGTTCGCTTCCGTTGCCGGGGTTCCTGGGAAAGAAGCACGGCTCGGCCACCAGCGATTTGCGCCGGTTGTTGCGGCTCGATTCGGTCTGA
- the LOC133866381 gene encoding sugar transport protein 7 encodes MAGGSFGPAGVAKERAGQYQGRVTFYVIIACTVAAIGGSIFGYDIGISGGVTSNDAFLKKFFHEVYVKKQHAHESNYCKYNNQGLAAFTSSLYLAGLVATLMASPVTRKYGRRISIICGGISFLVGATLNASAMNMAMLLLGRIMLGVGIGFGNQAVPLYLSEMAPTHLRGGLNMMFQLATTLGIFTANMISYGTQKLQPWGWRLSLGLAAFPALLMTVGGLLVPETPNSLIERGQKEKGRQVLEKIRGTKNVDAEFEDMMDASELANSIKHPFRNMLEKRNRPQLVMAIFMPTFQILTGINSILFYAPVLFQSMGFGGNASLYSSALTGAVLASSTLISIATVDRLGRRALLLTGGIQMITCQVIVAIILGVKFGNNQELSKGFSILVVLVICLFVLAFGYSWGPLGWTVPSEIFPLEIRSAGQSITVAVNLLFTFIIAQAFLSLLCKLKFGIFLFFAGWITIMTIFVYIFLPETKGVPIEEIIFLWRKHWFWKRLVPAGEVEAASTNERQSHSMELQKVHSPNY; translated from the exons ATGGCAGGTGGGTCTTTTGGTCCGGCCGGTGTGGCCAAAGAGAGAGCTGGACAGTACCAAGGAAGGGTCACCTTCTATGTGATCATTGCCTGCACCGTTGCTGCTATTGGTGGCTCAATTTTCGGCTATGATATTGGAATTTCAG GAGGAGTGACATCGAATGATGCATTCCTTAAAAAATTCTTCCATGAAGTTTATGTAAAGAAGCAGCATGCACATGAAAGTAACTACTGCAAGTACAACAACCAGGGGCTTGCAGCATTTACATCTTCCTTATACCTTGCTGGTTTGGTTGCAACTCTGATGGCTTCTCCTGTCACAAGGAAGTATGGGCGCCGGATAAGTATAATCTGTGGTGGGATCAGTTTTCTTGTTGGAGCAACTCTAAATGCTTCTGCCATGAATATGGCAATGCTTCTTTTGGGTCGAATCATGCTTGGTGTTGGCATTGGATTTGGAAATCAG GCAGTTCCACTATATTTATCAGAAATGGCACCAACACATCTTCGAGGAGGCCTGAACATGATGTTTCAGTTAGCAACTACACTTGGGATCTTTACAGCAAACATGATCAGTTATGGAACACAAAAGCTTCAACCTTGGGGATGGAGGCTCTCCCTGGGCTTGGCTGCCTTTCCAGCTCTGTTGATGACAGTAGGAGGACTGCTTGTTCCTGAGACACCTAACAGCTTAATTGAGCGAGGACAAAAGGAGAAAGGGAGACAAGTCCTTGAAAAGATCAGAGGAACCAAAAATGTTGATGCTGAGTTTGAAGACATGATGGATGCAAGTGAGCTTGCAAACTCAATAAAGCATCCCTTTCGTAACATGCTTGAAAAAAGGAACAGACCACAATTAGTTATGGCAATCTTCATGCCAACGTTCCAGATCCTCACAGGCATAAATTCAATTCTCTTCTATGCTCCTGTGCTGTTTCAGAGTATGGGATTTGGTGGCAATGCTTCTCTCTATTCCTCAGCTTTGACTGGGGCAGTTCTTGCTTCATCTACACTGATTTCTATTGCAACAGTAGATAGATTGGGTCGAAGGGCTTTACTTCTAACCGGCGGAATTCAAATGATTACATGCCAG GTGATAGTCGCCATAATCTTGGGGGTGAAGTTTGGCAACAATCAAGAACTATCAAAAGGTTTCTCAATATTGGTGGTGCTCGTCATTTGCCTCTTTGTCCTAGCTTTTGGATATTCATGGGGTCCTCTTGGGTGGACGGTGCCCAGTGAGATATTCCCCTTAGAAATTCGGTCAGCTGGACAAAGCATTACAGTAGCTGTAAACCTTCTGTTCACGTTCATAATTGCTCAGGCTTTCCTTTCCCTTCTTTGTAAATTGAAGTTTGGTATCTTCCTCTTCTTTGCTGGCTGGATTACCATCATGACCATCTTTGTTTACATATTCCTGCCTGAAACCAAGGGAGTTCCCATTGAGGAGATAATCTTCCTGTGGAGGAAGCACTGGTTCTGGAAGAGGCTAGTGCCTGCAGGGGAAGTGGAAGCTGCCTCAACCAATGAGAGGCAAAGCCATTCAATGGAGCTTCAGAAGGTCCATAGTCCGAACTACTAG